A window of Haloarcula sp. H-GB4 contains these coding sequences:
- a CDS encoding DUF5786 family protein, producing MSMGAYDDDEHERRERKNSEVELAEDDDRSTYHGSVDYDGDESTEELLDQFKQINSD from the coding sequence ATGTCGATGGGAGCGTACGACGACGACGAACACGAACGCCGTGAGCGCAAGAACAGCGAGGTCGAACTGGCGGAAGACGATGACCGGAGTACATACCACGGGAGCGTCGACTACGACGGTGACGAGTCGACAGAAGAGTTGCTCGACCAGTTCAAGCAGATTAACTCCGACTGA
- a CDS encoding DUF5784 family protein, producing the protein MAGPLRLRQSNERWSEKRVRTDLLTPLQNTFGATMNGPWFAPPEGWAARRLEMDNGDLALFCWNGQRAYWVGNTETPETLWRTEKYTFDEVPDEISEWVQRELFAQLEVEDPWLTEYETLAHFFLPVFLSKDGRESTRTFFRDHAGGFPDADREDGLTFYDDFLATGALDDYRYTMASKLGTSEGFDLSRMRATMGEFNVAKLLVDAGNDIRPEVELDSGHSVDFRVEDTLVEVTRPRPPSRRQVDTAVGAVKASGDAKTRDQLAAHPGAVLVVDCSSFPDDDWRRVYGEQPDVGYSPTIVFRARPDGSMEGYAYGSVPFPLPF; encoded by the coding sequence GTGGCTGGTCCCTTACGTCTGCGACAGTCGAACGAGCGATGGAGTGAAAAGCGAGTCCGGACGGACCTGCTGACACCGTTACAGAACACCTTCGGTGCGACGATGAACGGACCGTGGTTCGCCCCGCCGGAGGGCTGGGCCGCCCGCCGACTGGAGATGGACAACGGCGATCTGGCGCTGTTTTGCTGGAACGGCCAGCGGGCGTACTGGGTCGGAAATACGGAGACACCGGAGACGCTGTGGCGGACGGAGAAGTACACGTTCGACGAGGTGCCCGACGAGATTAGCGAGTGGGTCCAGCGCGAACTATTCGCCCAGCTAGAGGTGGAGGACCCCTGGCTCACTGAGTACGAGACGCTGGCGCACTTTTTCCTGCCCGTGTTTCTCTCCAAGGACGGCCGGGAGTCGACACGGACGTTCTTTCGGGACCACGCCGGCGGCTTCCCCGACGCCGACCGTGAGGATGGACTGACGTTCTACGACGACTTCCTCGCGACCGGGGCGCTTGACGACTACCGCTACACGATGGCGAGCAAACTCGGGACTAGCGAGGGGTTTGATCTTTCGCGGATGCGAGCGACGATGGGCGAGTTCAACGTCGCCAAACTGCTCGTCGATGCGGGCAACGACATCAGGCCCGAGGTCGAACTGGACTCCGGCCACTCCGTCGATTTCCGGGTCGAAGACACGCTCGTCGAGGTCACTCGCCCTCGGCCGCCATCCCGGCGGCAGGTCGACACTGCCGTCGGTGCGGTGAAGGCGTCCGGCGACGCGAAGACACGCGACCAGCTAGCGGCCCACCCCGGTGCGGTCCTCGTGGTCGACTGCAGTTCTTTCCCGGATGACGACTGGCGGCGAGTCTACGGCGAACAGCCAGACGTGGGATACTCGCCGACTATCGTGTTCCGTGCTCGACCGGACGGCAGCATGGAAGGGTACGCCTACGGCTCGGTTCCGTTTCCACTGCCGTTCTAA